The window GATTGCCAATGCGAATCGCGGTGGCGACTGTTTCAGGCTGTTCAACCACTTTTCCGTGCACAATCGGCGCGGCGCCCGCCGCCTGAAACCCAAACATGCGCGGCAACTGTGTCGCGCGCTGGGCTTCGTGATACCGTTTGAACCCCTCCCAGTAGGCGGTAATGTTGCCCGCATTGCCCACCGGCAAACAGACCACATCGGGCGCGTCGCCCAACACATCCACAATTTCGTAAGCGGCGGTGGTTTGCCCTTCAATGCGATAGGGGTTGATGGAATTGACCAGCGCCACGTCGTACTGCTCATGCAATGCGCGCACCAGGCGCAAGGCGTCATCGAACGAACCGTTGACGGCGAGCACTTTCGCGCCGTAAATGAGCGCCTGCGCCAGTTTGCCCAGCGCAATTTTGCCGCCAGGCACCACCACAATGGCGTCCAGCCCGGTGCGTGCGGCATACGCGGCGGCGGCGGCGCTGGTGTTGCCCGTGCTCGCGCAGATGACGGCGCGCGCGCCGTTTTCCAGGGCGTTGGCCACTGCCATGACCATGCCGCGGTCTTTGAATGAGCCTGTGGGGTTCGCGCCTTCAAATTTGAAATAGAGGTGCGGCACGCCCCACGCCTCCGAGAGCCGCTCGGCGCGAATCAGCGGTGTATCGCCTTCGTTGAGCGTAATGAGCGGCGTGCGTTCGGTAATGGGCAAAAAATCACGATACCGCGCGAGCACTCCTGATTTCATGGTGGTGTTGGCCTCCTTTGGACGTTGCGTCTTGGCATCAAAAAAGGCTCCCACAGAAGCGGGAGCCTCGTTGCTCAAATCCAGATGTGACTGTGGTCAATCCTCACCGCGCATTGCGGTGCGAGTGCGTTCCAGCATGGTCTGGGCGTCGGTATCCTCTGGATTGACGCGCAAGGCTTCGTTGAAATAGTGTTCGGCTTTGGCGTAGTCACCCCGATGGTGATGCACCAACCCCAGCATGTAGTGCACGTTGGGCGCTTGCGGATTGGCGTCCAGAGCGCGCAACCAGGCTTCGATAGCCCCTTCCTGTTGTTCAGGCGTGCTGATGTCCAGCGGTCCCAAACGCGCCGCCGCCAGGTTGATCCAGGCGTTGGCGTTGTCGGGCGCCAGTTCAGCGGCGCGTTCCAGCAACGGCAACGCTTTTTTGTGCATTCCCGCCAGAATGTACGCGCCCCCCAGGTTCAAGAGGATGTCCACGTCATCGGGGTCGGCGGCGTGCGCGGCTTCCAGCGCCTC of the Ardenticatena maritima genome contains:
- the thrC gene encoding threonine synthase, translated to MKSGVLARYRDFLPITERTPLITLNEGDTPLIRAERLSEAWGVPHLYFKFEGANPTGSFKDRGMVMAVANALENGARAVICASTGNTSAAAAAYAARTGLDAIVVVPGGKIALGKLAQALIYGAKVLAVNGSFDDALRLVRALHEQYDVALVNSINPYRIEGQTTAAYEIVDVLGDAPDVVCLPVGNAGNITAYWEGFKRYHEAQRATQLPRMFGFQAAGAAPIVHGKVVEQPETVATAIRIGNPASWRRAVQARDESGGRIEAVTDEEILAAQRLLAAYEGIFCEPASAASVAGLRRALDEGWLTGQERIVCVLTGHGLKDPDTAIANSGAVIPIEATLDDAVRALGWQ
- a CDS encoding tetratricopeptide repeat protein, translated to MKPEAETLFKEGIRALHERQFKRAIEALEAAHAADPDDVDILLNLGGAYILAGMHKKALPLLERAAELAPDNANAWINLAAARLGPLDISTPEQQEGAIEAWLRALDANPQAPNVHYMLGLVHHHRGDYAKAEHYFNEALRVNPEDTDAQTMLERTRTAMRGED